The sequence GAAGTAAGTCTCCATGAACCTCACTTAGCTCTAGATGGCGGTGACGATGGGTTGATGTGTCTCAAGCATCTCCTAGAGACAGCCCCCCTCTATCTGCGCTCAGGAGGTATCTGGTTAAGCGAAATCATGATGGGACAAAGTCCTAGACTAGTGGAAATGCTTGCTAACCAGGGATCCTATCATCAGATCCAAGCCTTCACCGACTTAGCAGGTAGCGATCGCTTTGTTTTAGGTTACCGAAAATGACTAAAGTATCTGAAACTGAATTAATTACAACAGCGCAAGCCGGCAATATCGTCTGTTTTCCCACCGATACCTTACCCGCTTTAGGGGTACTTCCTTCTAGAGCTCAACAAATCTTTACACTAAAACAAAGACCCCTTAATAAACCATTGATTCTGATGGCTGCATCCGCCCTAGAACTTTGGCAATTCGTGGAGGGAACTCCCCAAGAAATACTAATTTGGCAAGCAACAGCTCAAAAATATTGGCCTGGCGCTTTAACCCTGATTCTACCAGCTTCTGCTCACCTCAATCGGGCTATTAATCCTACCGATCCTACTAGCGTCGGTTTACGCATTCCCAATCATCCCTTCGCTAGAGCGATTTTGACTCAAACCGGTCCCCTAGCTACCACTAGCGCCAATCTTTCTGGTGAACCTCCCTTAGAAACTCTGGCAGAAATTGAATTAAAATTTCCTCAAGTTTTCACTCTTGATTGGGGAGAAAATGAGAAAAAAATGGGAAGTGGTCTTCCTTCAACTGTGGCTAGATGGCGCGAGCAAAATTGGGAAATTCTTCGTCAAGGATCTGTCAACATTTTAGATTTTAGTCACCCATGATTCAAGAATCTTCTTCAGAAAATTTCCATCAATCACAAGCTGAAATTGAGCGTTTAAAACAGAGATTGAAAGAAAGTGAACAAGCCTACCATCTTATAGCTCAAATGAGTCAGCTTAAAGCCGGTTTATTAGCGCGAATCGCCCACGAACTTCGCTCACCTCTAACAACTATCATGAGTTTAAATCAGCTTATTTTAAGTGATTTGTGCGAAACACCAGAAGAAG comes from Gloeocapsa sp. PCC 73106 and encodes:
- a CDS encoding L-threonylcarbamoyladenylate synthase, with protein sequence MTKVSETELITTAQAGNIVCFPTDTLPALGVLPSRAQQIFTLKQRPLNKPLILMAASALELWQFVEGTPQEILIWQATAQKYWPGALTLILPASAHLNRAINPTDPTSVGLRIPNHPFARAILTQTGPLATTSANLSGEPPLETLAEIELKFPQVFTLDWGENEKKMGSGLPSTVARWREQNWEILRQGSVNILDFSHP